A DNA window from Prochlorococcus marinus str. GP2 contains the following coding sequences:
- a CDS encoding DUF3181 family protein, which translates to MDSQIRISDLENIIAEKIFIKIEKWNLYLGDAGLARLLAIECISNNDQGPLEAAKISLKAINVKVGDGVNSIPLINLITTSQILELEEILESFF; encoded by the coding sequence ATGGACTCTCAGATACGAATAAGTGATCTAGAAAATATTATTGCAGAAAAGATTTTTATAAAAATAGAAAAGTGGAATCTATATCTTGGAGATGCTGGCCTGGCTAGACTACTTGCTATTGAATGTATTAGCAATAATGATCAAGGCCCATTGGAGGCTGCAAAAATAAGTTTGAAAGCAATAAATGTAAAAGTAGGTGATGGTGTTAACAGTATTCCACTTATTAATTTAATCACCACCTCCCAAATACTAGAATTAGAAGAGATTTTGGAAAGTTTTTTTTAA
- the murJ gene encoding murein biosynthesis integral membrane protein MurJ, with amino-acid sequence MHSFLKNNVFSISFGTSLSKLAGCIRQISIAAAFGVGVTYDAFNYAYIIPGFLLIIVGGINGPLHNAVVAVLTPLNKKNGGIVLTQVSIKLSILLFGLAILIYFNSRLLIELLAPNLSYEAKSIATYQLKILTPCIPLSGFIGLSFGALNSQKKFFLSSISPAITSLTTIFFILLSWIFNQENEYSHFFTYTGLLAFATLTGTLIQFVIQIAEINKIGLLILESNFQLFNDEEKRIFKLIIPASISSGLSQINVFIDMFFASSFQGAASGLAYGNFLIQAPLGILSNSLILPLLPKFSKFRSEQDNRGLQKQLISGVEYCFLTTIFLTGFFITFNNQIVELIFQRGAFDYSASLKVKNILIAYAVGIPFYLCRDLLVRTYYSIEKTKFPFKISFAGIIFNIFFDWLLIGAPIKNFENLSPYNFGVVGIILSTVIVNFLVCIFLSFNLRNENINLPNLDLVRKVILMSLASLIDSMLCFNIFKTTNNFNSNFGEILFLIFGSLTFFAIYFLLTKCLKVNKFQVHKKKI; translated from the coding sequence ATGCATTCGTTTTTAAAAAATAATGTTTTTTCTATTTCGTTTGGTACTAGTCTTAGTAAATTAGCTGGATGCATAAGACAAATATCTATAGCCGCTGCTTTTGGAGTTGGGGTAACATACGACGCATTTAATTATGCCTATATAATTCCTGGTTTTTTGCTAATAATCGTTGGAGGGATTAATGGTCCCCTACATAACGCAGTCGTTGCAGTTCTAACTCCTCTTAACAAAAAAAATGGAGGGATTGTTTTAACTCAAGTAAGTATAAAACTTTCAATATTATTATTTGGTTTAGCTATATTGATTTATTTTAATTCCAGATTATTAATTGAATTACTAGCCCCCAATTTAAGTTATGAAGCTAAATCTATTGCAACTTATCAATTAAAAATACTTACGCCTTGTATTCCATTATCTGGCTTCATAGGTTTAAGCTTTGGCGCCTTAAATTCCCAAAAAAAATTCTTTTTATCAAGTATAAGTCCAGCAATAACTAGTCTAACCACTATTTTTTTTATTTTATTAAGTTGGATTTTCAACCAAGAAAATGAATATTCTCATTTCTTTACTTATACGGGATTACTTGCTTTTGCAACTTTGACAGGAACTTTAATTCAGTTTGTTATTCAAATTGCGGAAATAAATAAAATCGGTCTTTTGATACTAGAGTCAAACTTCCAATTATTTAATGATGAAGAAAAGAGGATTTTTAAACTAATTATTCCAGCATCTATCTCATCAGGTCTCAGTCAAATTAATGTTTTTATCGATATGTTTTTCGCTTCAAGTTTTCAAGGAGCAGCATCGGGACTAGCATACGGAAACTTTCTGATACAAGCCCCATTAGGCATATTATCTAACTCTTTGATTTTGCCATTACTTCCAAAATTCTCAAAATTTAGAAGTGAACAAGATAATAGAGGCCTCCAAAAACAATTGATATCTGGGGTAGAGTACTGTTTCTTGACAACTATTTTTTTAACCGGATTTTTCATAACATTTAATAATCAAATAGTAGAATTAATTTTTCAAAGAGGGGCTTTTGATTATTCAGCGAGTCTAAAAGTGAAGAATATATTAATTGCTTATGCCGTTGGCATACCTTTTTATCTTTGTAGGGATTTATTAGTAAGGACTTACTACTCAATAGAAAAAACAAAATTCCCTTTTAAAATCTCATTTGCTGGAATAATATTTAATATTTTTTTTGATTGGCTTTTAATTGGTGCACCGATTAAGAATTTTGAAAATCTTTCACCATACAATTTTGGAGTTGTAGGAATAATTTTATCTACTGTAATAGTAAACTTTTTAGTTTGTATTTTTCTTTCTTTCAATCTGCGAAATGAAAATATAAATTTGCCTAACTTAGATTTAGTAAGAAAAGTTATACTCATGTCACTAGCATCATTAATAGATAGCATGCTTTGTTTTAATATTTTTAAAACAACAAATAACTTTAATTCAAATTTCGGAGAAATTTTATTTTTAATATTTGGATCTCTAACTTTTTTTGCTATTTATTTTTTACTTACAAAATGCTTGAAAGTTAATAAATTTCAAGTTCATAAAAAAAAGATTTAG
- the sfsA gene encoding DNA/RNA nuclease SfsA, which yields MNDRIIEFDPLIEGVLIKRYKRFLADIKLESGDIVTAHCANTGPMKGLLSEGAKVRISYSPSPKRKLPFTWEQICVSNSKNDEVWVGINTLFANKLIKKVIEKNFLKEFIGEIETIKSEVPYGKDKKSRIDFFLTPKSSNPDKRNIYIEVKNTTWIKENIALFPDTVTKRGQKHLMELKELIPESKSVLILCMTRKDACFFAPGDEADPLYGNLFRESLSVGMITIPCSFEFHKDHVSWNGIKPLK from the coding sequence ATGAATGATCGGATAATTGAATTTGATCCATTAATCGAAGGGGTTTTAATTAAGAGGTATAAAAGGTTTCTTGCAGATATAAAATTAGAGAGTGGAGATATAGTAACTGCTCATTGTGCTAATACAGGCCCAATGAAGGGACTTTTGAGTGAGGGAGCTAAAGTAAGAATAAGTTATTCCCCTTCTCCAAAAAGAAAATTACCTTTTACTTGGGAACAGATATGTGTTTCCAATTCTAAAAATGATGAGGTTTGGGTGGGAATTAATACTTTATTCGCAAATAAATTAATCAAAAAGGTTATTGAGAAAAATTTTCTAAAAGAATTCATTGGAGAAATAGAGACAATTAAATCTGAAGTTCCCTATGGAAAAGATAAAAAAAGCAGAATTGACTTTTTTTTAACTCCAAAATCTTCAAATCCTGATAAACGTAACATTTACATCGAGGTTAAAAATACGACTTGGATTAAAGAAAATATAGCTCTTTTCCCAGATACAGTAACGAAAAGAGGGCAAAAACACCTTATGGAATTAAAGGAATTAATACCTGAAAGTAAAAGTGTTTTAATACTATGTATGACGAGAAAAGACGCTTGTTTCTTTGCCCCTGGAGATGAAGCAGATCCCTTATATGGCAATCTTTTTAGAGAATCTTTAAGTGTAGGAATGATAACAATCCCATGTTCTTTTGAATTTCATAAAGACCACGTATCATGGAATGGAATTAAACCTTTGAAATAA
- a CDS encoding ammonium transporter: MTTALQTPQRRSRSKLQDASLVNGPMLLLRSIRGFSSNRSMLWLATVPLALFGLGIFNLSAHAADLPELNAAFLANNLWLLIATILVIFMNAGFAMVEAGMCRSKNAVNILAKNLFVFALAVTSYWFIGYSLMYGGSVADGWLYFGGLFFDPTVTADMVTDAGLVPTVDFLFQSAFAGTAATIVSGLVAERVKFGEFVVFAIVLTAFIYPIAGSWKWNGGWLDSLGFVDFAGSSIVHSVGAWAGLVGAMLLGPRIGKYSDGKPQAMPGHNMAIATLGALVLWIGWYGFNPGSQLAMDQWVPYVAVTTTLAAAAGAIGATIVSTLTSGKPDLTMIINGILAGLVSITAGCGDMTLAGAWFAGLVGGIIVVFSVAALDAAEIDDPVGAFSVHGVCGVWGTVVIGLWGTAVQGDGAGMGLFNGGGINLLLVQALGAAAYAIWTLVTCWIAWSVIGGLFGGIRVSEEEETQGLDIGEHGMEAYPDFASAK; encoded by the coding sequence ATGACCACTGCTTTGCAAACGCCTCAAAGGCGCTCTAGGTCCAAACTTCAAGATGCAAGTCTTGTTAATGGACCTATGCTCCTTTTGAGGAGTATTCGAGGATTTAGTTCAAACCGCTCTATGTTGTGGCTTGCAACTGTTCCCCTAGCTTTGTTTGGTTTAGGTATTTTTAATCTTTCAGCTCACGCAGCTGATTTACCTGAGTTGAATGCAGCTTTTCTTGCTAACAATTTATGGCTTTTGATCGCTACTATTCTAGTGATCTTTATGAACGCCGGTTTCGCTATGGTTGAGGCAGGTATGTGCCGTTCTAAGAACGCTGTTAACATCCTTGCTAAAAACCTCTTTGTATTCGCTCTAGCTGTAACTTCTTATTGGTTTATCGGCTATTCATTAATGTACGGAGGAAGTGTTGCTGACGGATGGCTTTATTTTGGAGGCCTATTTTTTGATCCAACAGTTACTGCAGATATGGTAACTGATGCTGGGTTAGTTCCAACTGTTGATTTCTTGTTCCAGTCTGCATTTGCAGGAACTGCGGCAACTATCGTTTCCGGTCTTGTTGCTGAAAGAGTTAAATTTGGAGAATTTGTTGTTTTTGCTATTGTATTAACTGCATTTATATATCCAATTGCTGGTAGCTGGAAATGGAATGGTGGTTGGCTTGATTCTTTAGGTTTTGTTGATTTTGCTGGTTCTTCAATTGTTCACTCAGTTGGAGCATGGGCAGGTCTTGTAGGAGCTATGCTTCTTGGACCAAGAATTGGCAAATACTCTGATGGAAAACCACAGGCTATGCCAGGTCACAACATGGCCATAGCTACTTTGGGTGCATTAGTTCTATGGATAGGTTGGTATGGATTTAACCCCGGTTCTCAACTTGCTATGGACCAATGGGTTCCATATGTTGCTGTAACAACTACTTTGGCAGCAGCAGCTGGAGCTATTGGAGCAACTATTGTTTCAACATTAACTTCTGGTAAGCCTGACCTTACAATGATTATTAACGGAATCCTTGCTGGTTTAGTTAGTATCACTGCTGGTTGTGGCGATATGACACTTGCTGGAGCCTGGTTTGCAGGACTAGTTGGTGGAATTATCGTTGTATTCTCTGTTGCAGCTCTTGATGCTGCTGAGATAGACGACCCTGTTGGTGCATTCTCTGTTCACGGAGTTTGTGGTGTATGGGGTACTGTAGTTATCGGTCTATGGGGTACAGCTGTTCAAGGAGATGGTGCTGGTATGGGATTGTTCAATGGTGGAGGTATTAACCTTCTTCTTGTTCAAGCTCTTGGTGCAGCAGCATATGCTATTTGGACACTAGTTACTTGTTGGATTGCTTGGTCTGTAATTGGAGGATTATTCGGTGGAATCCGAGTATCTGAAGAGGAAGAGACTCAAGGCCTAGATATAGGAGAGCACGGAATGGAAGCATATCCAGACTTTGCATCTGCTAAATAA
- a CDS encoding 4-hydroxy-3-methylbut-2-enyl diphosphate reductase → MDTQAFRRSLHHSDRYNRRGFDSPTKRAQALEEAYQSDLISSIRDNGFTYTKGRLNIKLAQAFGFCWGVERAVAMAYETRRHYPNENIWITNEIIHNPSVNDHLRKMNVKFISAKNGIKDFSLVSNGDVVILPAFGATVQEMKLLHEKGCHIIDTTCPWVSKVWHTVEKHKKHVFTSIIHGKFKHEETLATSSFADKYLVVLDLEEANYVSEYIMGRGNRKEFMNKFAKACSNGFDPDQDLDRVGVANQTTMLKSETEEIGKVFERTMLKKFGPENLNSHFLAFNTICDATEERQDAMFSLVDEDLDILVVIGGFNSSNTTHLQEIAITKNISSFHIDTPERISVEENSILHKPLGSDLELKKNFLPSGKINVGITSGASTPDKVVADVIEKLVDIAS, encoded by the coding sequence ATGGATACACAAGCTTTTAGAAGGTCCCTTCATCATTCTGATAGATATAATAGAAGAGGCTTTGATTCTCCAACAAAAAGAGCTCAAGCTTTAGAAGAAGCTTATCAAAGTGATCTGATAAGTTCTATAAGAGATAATGGTTTTACTTATACTAAAGGCAGGTTAAACATTAAGTTGGCTCAAGCCTTCGGGTTTTGTTGGGGTGTTGAAAGAGCTGTAGCAATGGCTTATGAGACTAGAAGACATTACCCTAATGAGAATATTTGGATAACAAACGAAATAATTCATAATCCCTCAGTTAACGATCATTTAAGGAAAATGAATGTAAAATTCATTTCAGCTAAAAATGGAATTAAAGATTTTTCGTTAGTTTCTAATGGTGATGTAGTTATTCTGCCTGCTTTCGGAGCTACTGTTCAAGAGATGAAACTCCTTCATGAGAAAGGTTGTCATATCATAGATACAACTTGTCCATGGGTTTCTAAGGTTTGGCATACTGTGGAGAAACATAAAAAACATGTTTTCACATCCATAATCCATGGAAAATTTAAGCATGAGGAGACTCTTGCTACTAGTTCATTTGCAGATAAATATTTAGTTGTACTTGATCTAGAAGAAGCAAATTATGTATCTGAATACATTATGGGTAGAGGTAATAGAAAAGAATTTATGAACAAATTTGCTAAAGCTTGTTCTAATGGATTCGATCCTGATCAAGATTTAGATAGAGTGGGAGTTGCTAACCAGACAACTATGCTTAAAAGTGAGACTGAAGAAATTGGAAAAGTTTTTGAAAGAACGATGTTAAAAAAATTCGGACCAGAAAACTTAAATAGCCACTTCTTAGCTTTTAATACTATTTGTGATGCAACTGAAGAAAGACAAGATGCAATGTTCTCTTTGGTTGATGAAGACCTTGATATTCTTGTCGTTATTGGAGGCTTCAATTCTTCTAATACTACTCACTTACAAGAAATAGCAATTACTAAAAATATTTCCTCTTTTCATATAGATACGCCAGAGAGGATATCAGTTGAAGAAAACTCAATATTACATAAGCCCCTAGGATCAGATTTAGAACTTAAAAAGAATTTTTTACCCAGTGGAAAAATTAATGTTGGAATTACCTCAGGTGCATCAACTCCTGATAAAGTTGTCGCAGATGTTATTGAGAAGTTAGTTGATATTGCTTCTTAA
- a CDS encoding DoxX family protein, with protein MEDNSQTNQVQTASMNRTKAPQKVEVVVANSSSGSEVNILGELSIFVLRIGFCALMIHHGLEKLQDPQGFAEFVVGKYFPFLPGDPVIWTFGAAITQLVCPVGLALGIFARLSSLGLFSTMAFAVYFHLLDTGLEGFPLAVVEGHNYAFELSFIYGAISLYFLCAGPGRLSLFRKTNKITYYPKST; from the coding sequence ATGGAAGACAATTCACAAACTAATCAGGTTCAAACTGCAAGTATGAATAGAACTAAAGCTCCCCAAAAAGTTGAAGTTGTAGTTGCTAATTCATCTTCAGGTTCAGAAGTTAATATACTTGGAGAGCTTTCAATTTTTGTTTTACGAATTGGTTTTTGTGCTTTGATGATTCATCATGGCTTAGAGAAACTTCAAGATCCTCAGGGTTTTGCTGAGTTTGTAGTTGGTAAGTATTTCCCATTTTTACCGGGAGATCCTGTCATTTGGACTTTTGGAGCGGCGATTACTCAATTAGTATGCCCAGTAGGGTTGGCTTTAGGGATATTTGCAAGGCTCTCTTCTCTAGGTCTTTTCTCCACTATGGCATTTGCTGTTTATTTTCATCTCCTAGATACTGGTCTAGAAGGTTTTCCCCTTGCAGTAGTTGAAGGACATAATTATGCCTTCGAATTGTCTTTCATATATGGGGCTATTTCTTTATACTTTCTATGTGCAGGTCCTGGTAGGCTTTCTTTATTTAGAAAGACTAATAAAATTACATATTATCCAAAATCAACTTAA
- the purH gene encoding bifunctional phosphoribosylaminoimidazolecarboxamide formyltransferase/IMP cyclohydrolase: MSPLALVSVSDKKNIIQFCMELVEKFDYKILSSGGTAKHLIEAKVPVIKVTEFTNSPEILGGRVKTLHPKIHGGILAKRTDEEHKRDIEANDLELIDLVVVNLYPFKKTVESGSKWEEAIENIDIGGPSMIRSAAKNHKDVSVLVDPSQYQNFLEESKKGNLKESYKAKLALEAFQHTADYDTAISNWIRKEKGFESSKYIESYPLIKTLRYGENPHQKAFWYGLSNIGWNSAEQLQGKELSYNNLLDLESAVSTVLEFGYEEKVNPKENTIASVILKHNNPCGASISDSTSKAFLNALECDSVSAFGGIVAFNSNVDTETAIKLKDIFLECVVAPSFDKEALEILKIKKNLRILKLSKNMLPKKNQTSNKSIMGGLLVQDTDDSEDKNENWISVTRNIPSNQINFDLNFAWKICKHVKSNAIVIAKGQKTIGIGAGQMNRVGAARIALKAAGSLCSDAVLASDGFLPFADTVELAHEYGIKAIIQPGGSLRDQESIDMCDSKGISMVFTQKRHFLH; this comes from the coding sequence ATGTCACCATTAGCTTTAGTAAGTGTCTCTGATAAAAAAAATATAATCCAATTTTGTATGGAGTTGGTTGAAAAATTTGATTATAAAATTCTATCAAGTGGAGGAACTGCTAAACATCTAATAGAGGCAAAAGTTCCAGTTATTAAAGTTACAGAGTTCACTAATTCTCCTGAAATTCTTGGAGGAAGAGTAAAAACTTTGCACCCAAAAATACACGGAGGAATATTAGCCAAAAGAACTGATGAGGAACATAAAAGAGATATAGAAGCTAATGATCTTGAATTAATTGATTTAGTAGTTGTAAATTTATATCCTTTTAAAAAAACTGTAGAAAGCGGATCTAAATGGGAGGAAGCTATTGAAAACATCGATATCGGAGGACCATCAATGATTCGTTCAGCAGCTAAAAATCATAAAGACGTTTCAGTTTTAGTCGATCCAAGTCAGTATCAAAATTTTCTTGAAGAAAGTAAAAAAGGTAATTTAAAGGAGTCATACAAAGCAAAATTAGCCCTTGAAGCTTTCCAACATACAGCAGACTATGACACTGCAATATCTAATTGGATAAGAAAAGAAAAAGGTTTTGAATCCTCCAAATATATTGAATCTTATCCACTTATCAAAACCTTAAGATACGGGGAAAATCCTCATCAAAAGGCTTTTTGGTATGGTCTCAGTAATATTGGATGGAACTCAGCAGAACAATTACAAGGTAAAGAGTTAAGTTATAACAATTTATTGGATCTTGAATCTGCCGTCTCAACAGTTCTAGAATTCGGCTATGAAGAAAAAGTTAATCCCAAAGAAAACACTATTGCATCTGTTATTTTAAAGCACAACAATCCTTGTGGAGCATCTATAAGCGATTCTACCTCTAAAGCATTTTTGAACGCTTTAGAGTGTGATTCAGTTAGTGCATTTGGAGGAATAGTTGCTTTTAATTCAAATGTCGATACTGAAACCGCAATTAAACTTAAAGATATTTTCTTAGAGTGTGTAGTAGCTCCATCTTTTGATAAAGAAGCTCTAGAAATTTTAAAAATCAAAAAGAATTTAAGAATTCTAAAGTTATCAAAAAATATGCTTCCTAAAAAGAATCAAACTTCTAATAAATCCATTATGGGAGGATTACTTGTTCAGGATACTGATGATAGTGAAGACAAAAATGAAAATTGGATTTCAGTAACTAGAAATATTCCGAGTAATCAAATAAACTTTGATCTAAATTTTGCATGGAAAATTTGTAAACACGTGAAATCAAATGCAATTGTTATTGCAAAAGGCCAAAAAACCATTGGTATTGGAGCTGGACAAATGAATAGAGTTGGAGCCGCAAGAATTGCATTAAAAGCGGCGGGAAGTTTATGTTCTGATGCAGTCTTGGCGAGCGATGGATTTTTACCTTTTGCTGATACTGTCGAACTTGCACATGAGTATGGTATCAAAGCTATTATCCAACCTGGAGGTAGTCTCAGAGACCAAGAAAGTATTGATATGTGCGATTCGAAAGGAATTTCAATGGTATTTACGCAAAAAAGGCATTTTTTGCATTAA
- a CDS encoding alpha/beta hydrolase, protein MKYDIDHEFVSISSQTATHRIILMHGWGADSDDLLIFGKELREKINLDFEVISLRAPGLHPSGQGRQWYGLYPHDWNGAEVEVNRLLVTLKKFDTDQIPLKKTILLGFSQGAAMAIDAGLKLNFGLIVACSGYPHPNWFPGEKCSPLIISHGLFDDVVPIDASRIIYEKVKSKSSELCELLEFHGFHQIDSNLINLISSNISNIF, encoded by the coding sequence ATGAAATATGACATCGATCATGAATTTGTCTCGATTAGCTCTCAAACTGCAACTCATAGAATTATTTTGATGCATGGTTGGGGAGCTGATTCAGATGACCTTTTAATATTTGGTAAGGAGTTGAGAGAAAAAATAAATCTTGATTTTGAGGTAATTTCTTTGAGGGCTCCTGGATTACATCCAAGTGGTCAGGGAAGACAGTGGTATGGATTATACCCACATGATTGGAACGGAGCTGAGGTGGAAGTAAATAGACTTTTAGTTACATTAAAAAAATTTGATACTGATCAGATTCCATTAAAAAAAACAATTTTGTTGGGTTTCTCTCAGGGGGCGGCAATGGCGATTGATGCAGGATTGAAATTAAATTTTGGATTAATTGTTGCTTGTAGTGGTTATCCTCACCCCAACTGGTTCCCAGGAGAAAAATGCTCACCATTAATCATTAGTCATGGTTTATTCGATGACGTCGTGCCCATAGATGCTTCTAGGATTATTTATGAAAAGGTAAAAAGTAAGTCTTCTGAATTATGTGAATTATTAGAATTCCATGGATTTCATCAAATCGATTCCAATTTAATTAATCTTATTAGTTCAAATATAAGTAATATTTTTTAA
- a CDS encoding DUF3155 domain-containing protein encodes MSKKRKRISRRRLAGQRVMAHVPIYHIETGKHKPVTAARRFIAENELSAPSVFNVRRNEHTTDRFFWGEKGLFSAQYAEENHFLFPSLKVVVEGIGEEKIFEGLELTADDWEEIEEYEYAFV; translated from the coding sequence ATGTCAAAAAAAAGAAAAAGAATCAGCAGAAGAAGATTGGCTGGCCAAAGAGTAATGGCACATGTACCTATTTATCATATCGAAACTGGCAAACATAAACCAGTTACTGCTGCAAGAAGATTCATAGCTGAAAATGAATTATCTGCTCCTTCAGTTTTTAACGTTCGAAGAAATGAACATACTACTGATAGGTTTTTCTGGGGTGAAAAAGGCTTATTTAGTGCCCAATATGCTGAAGAAAATCATTTTTTATTTCCATCATTAAAAGTTGTAGTTGAAGGAATTGGAGAAGAAAAAATATTTGAAGGTCTTGAACTTACCGCAGATGATTGGGAAGAGATTGAAGAATACGAATATGCTTTTGTTTAA
- a CDS encoding sensor histidine kinase — protein MNLSKKFEELIIKQLESFGCSMGVTNLVMYLASAKQGTKASFEMIGQWPQIDRLLTSIEDDPSLKVSSPNRRWYPLQENDILLGVLRVETDLKGGNWPVSLDSRLKALSISLAKCVSIELERQNKNEEINYLKNQVNVIIHQLRNPLAAIRTYAKLLIKRLGSDDDSIEIVERMIIEQKQINQYMDSFAQLNSPIQLPLEIGEERLLLPPNLDNKKVITVQSLLRPILERGKANADLENRDWTEPSLWPDWTISPLKPKYAVIAEIVANLLENAFKYAQKDAEIGLAITSDGLCIFDDGKKISKNENEKIFEKGFRGSAAKKKDGTGVGLFLARKLAKQIGGDLRLLENNSIGNTEKSKNLKKKNNFYLELPIKELHA, from the coding sequence ATGAATCTTTCAAAAAAATTTGAAGAATTAATTATAAAACAGCTAGAGAGTTTTGGTTGCTCAATGGGCGTGACTAATTTAGTTATGTATCTTGCTTCAGCTAAGCAAGGAACTAAAGCATCTTTTGAAATGATTGGTCAATGGCCACAAATTGATAGGCTACTTACATCCATAGAAGATGATCCTTCACTAAAAGTTTCATCGCCTAATAGAAGATGGTACCCGCTTCAAGAAAACGATATTTTACTTGGCGTCCTTAGGGTAGAAACTGATTTGAAAGGGGGGAATTGGCCAGTATCTCTTGACTCTAGATTAAAAGCGCTTTCAATATCTTTAGCTAAATGCGTCTCTATCGAATTAGAACGTCAAAATAAAAATGAAGAAATCAATTATTTAAAAAATCAGGTCAATGTAATAATTCATCAATTAAGGAATCCATTGGCCGCTATAAGGACATATGCAAAATTACTTATAAAAAGACTTGGTTCAGATGATGATTCTATTGAAATAGTCGAACGCATGATAATAGAGCAAAAACAAATTAATCAATATATGGATTCTTTTGCGCAATTAAATTCACCTATTCAACTTCCTCTGGAAATTGGAGAGGAAAGATTATTATTACCACCAAATTTAGACAATAAAAAAGTAATAACTGTTCAGAGTTTATTGAGGCCAATATTAGAAAGGGGTAAAGCTAATGCGGACTTAGAGAATAGAGATTGGACTGAACCTTCTCTTTGGCCAGATTGGACTATTTCGCCATTAAAGCCAAAATATGCTGTTATTGCTGAAATTGTGGCTAATTTATTAGAAAATGCGTTTAAATATGCTCAAAAAGATGCTGAAATTGGACTCGCAATTACGAGCGATGGACTTTGTATATTTGATGATGGTAAAAAAATAAGCAAAAATGAAAATGAGAAGATTTTTGAAAAAGGTTTTAGAGGATCTGCCGCTAAAAAGAAGGACGGCACTGGTGTGGGACTTTTCTTAGCGAGGAAATTAGCAAAACAAATTGGAGGAGATTTGAGATTGCTGGAAAATAACTCGATTGGTAATACTGAGAAATCAAAAAATCTTAAGAAGAAAAATAATTTTTATTTAGAACTACCTATAAAAGAATTGCATGCATGA
- a CDS encoding adenosylcobinamide-GDP ribazoletransferase: MAGSWIFYTTFPKIPLIKPEFKNIAQFAPPLGFFIGTIQSYIFIFLRSNSWSIYASALICLACGYLITGGLHLDGLMDTFDGIFAGKKRRLKAMKDSKVGSFGVQALVFITLIQIACILKIQNLIIFVLPICLFWGRFSNLFFIEKFKYISYKKKSISHKKFWNGFKKESLISIIFLLIFIAYQFVSITSQAILIKFLILILIGIFLSYSIPNILGKKIGGFNGDACGASVVLVETAMLFMHAILL, encoded by the coding sequence TTGGCAGGCTCTTGGATTTTCTATACGACATTTCCAAAGATACCTTTAATTAAACCGGAATTTAAAAATATTGCACAATTTGCCCCGCCTTTAGGATTTTTTATTGGAACAATACAGAGTTATATTTTTATTTTTCTAAGATCAAACTCTTGGTCAATTTATGCATCTGCATTAATTTGTTTGGCTTGTGGATATTTAATTACTGGTGGCCTACACCTTGATGGTTTAATGGATACTTTCGATGGTATTTTTGCAGGTAAAAAGAGACGTTTAAAAGCCATGAAAGACAGTAAAGTTGGTTCCTTTGGCGTTCAAGCTTTAGTTTTTATAACTTTAATTCAAATTGCTTGCATACTGAAAATTCAAAACCTAATAATTTTTGTTTTACCTATATGCTTATTTTGGGGTAGATTTTCAAATTTATTTTTTATAGAAAAGTTTAAATATATTAGTTATAAGAAAAAATCTATTAGTCACAAAAAGTTTTGGAATGGATTTAAAAAAGAATCTTTGATCTCCATTATTTTTCTTTTAATTTTCATTGCATACCAATTTGTTTCAATTACATCCCAAGCAATATTAATTAAATTTTTAATTCTTATTTTGATTGGCATTTTTCTAAGCTATTCTATCCCAAACATACTTGGTAAAAAAATTGGGGGCTTTAATGGAGATGCCTGCGGTGCAAGTGTTGTACTAGTTGAAACTGCAATGTTGTTCATGCATGCAATTCTTTTATAG